TGGGAGTTCCTCGACCGGCTGATGACGGTGGCGCTGCCGCGCGTGCGCGACTTCAAGGGCGTGTCGCCGCGGGCCTTCGACGGCCGCGGCAACTACACGCTCGGCCTCAAGGAACAGATCATCTTCCCGGAAATCGACTACGACTCGGTCGAGCGGGTGACGGGCATGAACGTCACCGTCGTGACGACCGCGAAGTCGGACGCCGAGGCGAAGGCGCTGCTCGCCCACCTCGGCATGCCGTTCCGGAAATAGCGAGGGCGCCTGGCCATGATGACGGACCCGATCTCCGACCTGCTCGCGCGCATCCGCAACGCTTCGGCGGCGCGGCACGCACAGACGACGTGCCCCGCCTCGAAGCTCAAGAAGGCGGTGGCGAACGTGATGGTGCAGGAGGGCTTCCTGACCGCGGTGGAGGAGGAGGCGCCCGAGGGCGGCCACCCGCTGCTGCGCCTCACGCTCCGCTACCGGGACGACGGCAAGCCGATCGCCGACGGCATCCAGCGCGTGTCGCGCCCCGGGCGCCGCGTGTTCGTCGGCGCTTCCGACATCGGTCGGGTGCGCGGCGGGCTCGGCATCAAGATCCTGTCGACGTCGAAGGGCGTGCTGTCGGACCGCGACGCGCGCTCCCAGAACGTCGGCGGC
This region of Myxococcota bacterium genomic DNA includes:
- the rpsH gene encoding 30S ribosomal protein S8, which gives rise to MMTDPISDLLARIRNASAARHAQTTCPASKLKKAVANVMVQEGFLTAVEEEAPEGGHPLLRLTLRYRDDGKPIADGIQRVSRPGRRVFVGASDIGRVRGGLGIKILSTSKGVLSDRDARSQNVGGEVICEVW